The following are encoded together in the Numida meleagris isolate 19003 breed g44 Domestic line chromosome 19, NumMel1.0, whole genome shotgun sequence genome:
- the DUSP15 gene encoding dual specificity protein phosphatase 15 isoform X1 has product MVCVQCLQTDISLCVLQILPGLYLGNFIDAKDLEQLSRNKITHIVSIHESPQPLLQDITYLRIPLPDTPEASIKKHFKECISFIHQCRLQGGNCLVHCLAGISRSTTIVIAYVMAVTEMSSQEVLEAIRSVRPVANPNPGFKQQLEEFSGSAARKMRRHLKQRYGTSPFNDEEEIKALLPVGRGRASRAEGARQGLVPRARDIKSTVPFLLRVKRTFSCIPACLK; this is encoded by the exons ATGGTATGCGTTCAATGCTTACAGACTGACATCTCTCTCTGTGTCCTGCAGATCCTCCCTGGCCTTTACTTGGGAAACTTCATTG ATGCCAAAGATCTGGAGCAGCTAAGCCGGAACAAGATCACCCACATCGTGTCAATCCATGAATCTCCCCAGCCCTTGTTGCAG GACATCACCTACCTCCGCATTCCCCTGCCAGACACGCCTGAAGCCAGCAT CAAGAAGCACTTCAAGGAATGCATCAGTTTTATCCACCAGTGTCGCCTGCAAGGAGGGAACTGCCTCGTCCACTG CCTGGCTGGGATCTCCCGCAGCACCACCATTGTCATCGCCTACGTCATGGCCGTCACAGAGATGAGCTCTCAGGAGGTGCTAGAGGCCATCAGAAGCGTGCGACCCGTTGCCAACCCCAACCCCGGCttcaagcagcagctggaggagttCAGCGGCAGCGCAGCCCGCAAG ATGCGCAGGCACCTGAAGCAGAGATATGGGACATCTCCCTTCAACGACGAGGAAGAAATCAAGGCCCTGCTACCAgtggggagaggaagagcaTCCCGAGCAGAGGGAGCTCGGCAAGGACTGGTACCAAGGGCCAGGGACATCAAGAGcactgttccctttctgctgcgGGTGAAGAGGACGTTCTCCTGCATCCCAGCTTGTCTGAAGTGA
- the DUSP15 gene encoding dual specificity protein phosphatase 15 isoform X3 produces the protein MNAGGVVQLFLQSTALRADAKDLEQLSRNKITHIVSIHESPQPLLQDITYLRIPLPDTPEASIKKHFKECISFIHQCRLQGGNCLVHCLAGISRSTTIVIAYVMAVTEMSSQEVLEAIRSVRPVANPNPGFKQQLEEFSGSAARKMRRHLKQRYGTSPFNDEEEIKALLPVGRGRASRAEGARQGLVPRARDIKSTVPFLLRVKRTFSCIPACLK, from the exons ATGAATGCGGGGGGTGTAGTGCAGCTGTTCctccagagcacagctctgcgtGCTG ATGCCAAAGATCTGGAGCAGCTAAGCCGGAACAAGATCACCCACATCGTGTCAATCCATGAATCTCCCCAGCCCTTGTTGCAG GACATCACCTACCTCCGCATTCCCCTGCCAGACACGCCTGAAGCCAGCAT CAAGAAGCACTTCAAGGAATGCATCAGTTTTATCCACCAGTGTCGCCTGCAAGGAGGGAACTGCCTCGTCCACTG CCTGGCTGGGATCTCCCGCAGCACCACCATTGTCATCGCCTACGTCATGGCCGTCACAGAGATGAGCTCTCAGGAGGTGCTAGAGGCCATCAGAAGCGTGCGACCCGTTGCCAACCCCAACCCCGGCttcaagcagcagctggaggagttCAGCGGCAGCGCAGCCCGCAAG ATGCGCAGGCACCTGAAGCAGAGATATGGGACATCTCCCTTCAACGACGAGGAAGAAATCAAGGCCCTGCTACCAgtggggagaggaagagcaTCCCGAGCAGAGGGAGCTCGGCAAGGACTGGTACCAAGGGCCAGGGACATCAAGAGcactgttccctttctgctgcgGGTGAAGAGGACGTTCTCCTGCATCCCAGCTTGTCTGAAGTGA
- the DUSP15 gene encoding dual specificity protein phosphatase 15 isoform X2 translates to MGNGMSKILPGLYLGNFIDAKDLEQLSRNKITHIVSIHESPQPLLQDITYLRIPLPDTPEASIKKHFKECISFIHQCRLQGGNCLVHCLAGISRSTTIVIAYVMAVTEMSSQEVLEAIRSVRPVANPNPGFKQQLEEFSGSAARKMRRHLKQRYGTSPFNDEEEIKALLPVGRGRASRAEGARQGLVPRARDIKSTVPFLLRVKRTFSCIPACLK, encoded by the exons ATGGGAAATGGCATGAGCAAG ATCCTCCCTGGCCTTTACTTGGGAAACTTCATTG ATGCCAAAGATCTGGAGCAGCTAAGCCGGAACAAGATCACCCACATCGTGTCAATCCATGAATCTCCCCAGCCCTTGTTGCAG GACATCACCTACCTCCGCATTCCCCTGCCAGACACGCCTGAAGCCAGCAT CAAGAAGCACTTCAAGGAATGCATCAGTTTTATCCACCAGTGTCGCCTGCAAGGAGGGAACTGCCTCGTCCACTG CCTGGCTGGGATCTCCCGCAGCACCACCATTGTCATCGCCTACGTCATGGCCGTCACAGAGATGAGCTCTCAGGAGGTGCTAGAGGCCATCAGAAGCGTGCGACCCGTTGCCAACCCCAACCCCGGCttcaagcagcagctggaggagttCAGCGGCAGCGCAGCCCGCAAG ATGCGCAGGCACCTGAAGCAGAGATATGGGACATCTCCCTTCAACGACGAGGAAGAAATCAAGGCCCTGCTACCAgtggggagaggaagagcaTCCCGAGCAGAGGGAGCTCGGCAAGGACTGGTACCAAGGGCCAGGGACATCAAGAGcactgttccctttctgctgcgGGTGAAGAGGACGTTCTCCTGCATCCCAGCTTGTCTGAAGTGA
- the TTLL9 gene encoding probable tubulin polyglutamylase TTLL9 isoform X9, giving the protein MHGDQAAAPRVPQRCQRTKQRTAERGGAGPCCAAGAVRGGAAPLPLPPPPGRPRVRFKCGLSGPLLDVLRRRPGWQQARNEEEWDFLWCDVSWLRDNFDHVYLEEHVRVCHFRNHYELSRKNYLVKNLKRFRKQLEREAGKLEAARCDFFPKTFELPSEYHLFVEEFRKKPGTTWIMKPVGRSQGKGIFLFRKLKDIFDWKADGGRTNEQKDETQIETYVAQRYIENPYLIGGRKFDLRVYILVTSFIPLNAWLYRDGFARFSSMRFTLNSIDDHYVHLTNVAVQKTAPDYDPEKGCKWMIQQLRQYLTAKHGTGSVEVLFADMDNIFIKSLQSVQKVIISDKHCFELYGYDILIDQDLKPWLLEVNASPSLVASSQEDYELKCHLLEDTLHIVDMEGRLTGKEQRVGGFDLMWNDGPVSRGGDLGASVNGNFMANTHLGCFNDRKKQLKELFGNLPAQQTVFFRRGSSNARSAGNPGGYVGYSANTVRDSPATPCSARGRSDGTAASAFQDAIDEFHFFRGHGVQVKSLQLRFTCEKVQDIGIPL; this is encoded by the exons ATGCATGGAGATCAG GCCGCCGCTCCCCGCGTCCCGCAGCGCTGCCAGAGGACAAAGCAGCGAACGGCGGAGCGCGGAGGGGCCGGGCCGTGCTGCGCTGCCGGGGCTGTCCGCGGTGGGGCCGCCCCGCTCCCGCTGCCGCCGCCCCCCGGCCGCCCCCGCGTCCGCTTCAAGTGCGGCCTCTCCGGGCCGCTCCTGGACGTGCTGCGCCGCCGGCCCGGCTGGCAACAGGCGAGGAA CGAGGAGGAGTGGGATTTTCTCTGGTGCGATGTGAGTTGGCTTCGGGATAATTTTGACCACGTGTACTTGGAGGAGCACGTTCGTGTCTGCCACTTTCGCAATCACTATGAG CTGAGTCGGAAGAACTACTTAGTAAAGAACCTGAAGAGGTTTCGGAAGCAGTtagaaagagaagcaggaaaactTGAGGCAGCAAGATGTGACTTTTTTCCAAAGACCTTTGAATTGCCTTCAGAGTACCATTTGTTTGTGGAAGAATTTCGCAAGAAGCCTGGCACCACTTGGATCATGAAACCA GTTGGCAGGTCACAAGGTAAAGGAATTTTCCTGTTCCGAAAACTGAAGGATATCTTCGACTGGAAGGCG GATGGTGGCCGCACTAATGAGCAGAAGGATGAAACACAAATAGAGACTTACGTAGCTCAGCGATACATCGAAAATCCATACTTAATAGGAG GTCGAAAGTTTGACTTAAGAGTTTATATTCTAGTGACATCT TTCATCCCACTGAACGCTTGGTTATACAGAGATGGATTTGCTCGCTTTTCTAGTATGAGATTTACTCTGAATAGCATCGATGATCACT ATGTTCACCTCACCAATGTGGCCGTGCAAAAGACTGCGCCTGATTACGATCCTGAGAAG GGCTGCAAGTGGATGATTCAGCAGCTCAGACAGTACTTGACTGCCAAACATGGAACGGGATCGGTGGAAGTTCTCTTTGCGGATATGGACAACATTTTCATCAAGAGCCTCCAGAGTGTTCAGAAAGTGATTATCAGTGACAAACACTGCTTCGAGCTGTACGGCTATGACATCTTGATTGATCAGGACCTGAAACC CTGGCTTCTGGAGGTAAATGCGTCCCCTTCCCTTGTTGCCAGTAGCCAAGAAGACTATGAACTCAAGTGTCACCTGCTCGAAGACACGCTTCATATTGTGGACATGGAGGGCAG GCTGACTGGGAAGGAGCAGCGTGTTGGTGGCTTTGACCTGATGTGGAACGATGGGCCTGTCAGCAGAGGAGGAGACCTGGGTGCTTCTGTGAATGGGAACTTCATGGCAAACACACACTTAG GCTGCTTCAATGACAGGaagaaacaactgaaagagCTCTTCGGGAATCTTCCTGCACAGCAGACAGT GTTCTTCAGGAGAGGCTCCAGCAACGCCAGGAGTGCTGGGAATCCTGGAGGCTATGTCGGATACAGTGCAAACACCGTGAGGGACAGCCCAGCCACACCATGCTCTGCACGCGGTCGCAGCGATGGCACGGCTGCCTCAGCCTTCCAGGATGCGATTGATGAGTTTCATTTCTTCCGGGGTCATGGGGTTCAGGTTAAATCCCTTCAGCTCAGGTTTACCTGTGAGAAGGTGCAGGACATTGGGATTCCGCTATAA
- the TTLL9 gene encoding probable tubulin polyglutamylase TTLL9 isoform X8 → MAHGQLAASWVPQGKGTSTEPAQSQHPAAGAEPAGWGRGPQAAAPRVPQRCQRTKQRTAERGGAGPCCAAGAVRGGAAPLPLPPPPGRPRVRFKCGLSGPLLDVLRRRPGWQQARNEEEWDFLWCDVSWLRDNFDHVYLEEHVRVCHFRNHYELSRKNYLVKNLKRFRKQLEREAGKLEAARCDFFPKTFELPSEYHLFVEEFRKKPGTTWIMKPVGRSQGKGIFLFRKLKDIFDWKADGGRTNEQKDETQIETYVAQRYIENPYLIGGRKFDLRVYILVTSFIPLNAWLYRDGFARFSSMRFTLNSIDDHYVHLTNVAVQKTAPDYDPEKGCKWMIQQLRQYLTAKHGTGSVEVLFADMDNIFIKSLQSVQKVIISDKHCFELYGYDILIDQDLKPWLLEVNASPSLVASSQEDYELKCHLLEDTLHIVDMEGRLTGKEQRVGGFDLMWNDGPVSRGGDLGASVNGNFMANTHLGCFNDRKKQLKELFGNLPAQQTVFFRRGSSNARSAGNPGGYVGYSANTVRDSPATPCSARGRSDGTAASAFQDAIDEFHFFRGHGVQVKSLQLRFTCEKVQDIGIPL, encoded by the exons ATGGCCCACGGGCAGCTGGCTGCCTCCTGGGTACCACAGGGGAAGGGGACAAGCACAGAGCCAGCACAATCCCAGCACCCTGCGGCCGGGGCGGAGCCTGCAGGGTGGGGCCGGGGCCCGCAG GCCGCCGCTCCCCGCGTCCCGCAGCGCTGCCAGAGGACAAAGCAGCGAACGGCGGAGCGCGGAGGGGCCGGGCCGTGCTGCGCTGCCGGGGCTGTCCGCGGTGGGGCCGCCCCGCTCCCGCTGCCGCCGCCCCCCGGCCGCCCCCGCGTCCGCTTCAAGTGCGGCCTCTCCGGGCCGCTCCTGGACGTGCTGCGCCGCCGGCCCGGCTGGCAACAGGCGAGGAA CGAGGAGGAGTGGGATTTTCTCTGGTGCGATGTGAGTTGGCTTCGGGATAATTTTGACCACGTGTACTTGGAGGAGCACGTTCGTGTCTGCCACTTTCGCAATCACTATGAG CTGAGTCGGAAGAACTACTTAGTAAAGAACCTGAAGAGGTTTCGGAAGCAGTtagaaagagaagcaggaaaactTGAGGCAGCAAGATGTGACTTTTTTCCAAAGACCTTTGAATTGCCTTCAGAGTACCATTTGTTTGTGGAAGAATTTCGCAAGAAGCCTGGCACCACTTGGATCATGAAACCA GTTGGCAGGTCACAAGGTAAAGGAATTTTCCTGTTCCGAAAACTGAAGGATATCTTCGACTGGAAGGCG GATGGTGGCCGCACTAATGAGCAGAAGGATGAAACACAAATAGAGACTTACGTAGCTCAGCGATACATCGAAAATCCATACTTAATAGGAG GTCGAAAGTTTGACTTAAGAGTTTATATTCTAGTGACATCT TTCATCCCACTGAACGCTTGGTTATACAGAGATGGATTTGCTCGCTTTTCTAGTATGAGATTTACTCTGAATAGCATCGATGATCACT ATGTTCACCTCACCAATGTGGCCGTGCAAAAGACTGCGCCTGATTACGATCCTGAGAAG GGCTGCAAGTGGATGATTCAGCAGCTCAGACAGTACTTGACTGCCAAACATGGAACGGGATCGGTGGAAGTTCTCTTTGCGGATATGGACAACATTTTCATCAAGAGCCTCCAGAGTGTTCAGAAAGTGATTATCAGTGACAAACACTGCTTCGAGCTGTACGGCTATGACATCTTGATTGATCAGGACCTGAAACC CTGGCTTCTGGAGGTAAATGCGTCCCCTTCCCTTGTTGCCAGTAGCCAAGAAGACTATGAACTCAAGTGTCACCTGCTCGAAGACACGCTTCATATTGTGGACATGGAGGGCAG GCTGACTGGGAAGGAGCAGCGTGTTGGTGGCTTTGACCTGATGTGGAACGATGGGCCTGTCAGCAGAGGAGGAGACCTGGGTGCTTCTGTGAATGGGAACTTCATGGCAAACACACACTTAG GCTGCTTCAATGACAGGaagaaacaactgaaagagCTCTTCGGGAATCTTCCTGCACAGCAGACAGT GTTCTTCAGGAGAGGCTCCAGCAACGCCAGGAGTGCTGGGAATCCTGGAGGCTATGTCGGATACAGTGCAAACACCGTGAGGGACAGCCCAGCCACACCATGCTCTGCACGCGGTCGCAGCGATGGCACGGCTGCCTCAGCCTTCCAGGATGCGATTGATGAGTTTCATTTCTTCCGGGGTCATGGGGTTCAGGTTAAATCCCTTCAGCTCAGGTTTACCTGTGAGAAGGTGCAGGACATTGGGATTCCGCTATAA
- the TTLL9 gene encoding probable tubulin polyglutamylase TTLL9 isoform X10: protein MAEPAAAAPRVPQRCQRTKQRTAERGGAGPCCAAGAVRGGAAPLPLPPPPGRPRVRFKCGLSGPLLDVLRRRPGWQQARNEEEWDFLWCDVSWLRDNFDHVYLEEHVRVCHFRNHYELSRKNYLVKNLKRFRKQLEREAGKLEAARCDFFPKTFELPSEYHLFVEEFRKKPGTTWIMKPVGRSQGKGIFLFRKLKDIFDWKADGGRTNEQKDETQIETYVAQRYIENPYLIGGRKFDLRVYILVTSFIPLNAWLYRDGFARFSSMRFTLNSIDDHYVHLTNVAVQKTAPDYDPEKGCKWMIQQLRQYLTAKHGTGSVEVLFADMDNIFIKSLQSVQKVIISDKHCFELYGYDILIDQDLKPWLLEVNASPSLVASSQEDYELKCHLLEDTLHIVDMEGRLTGKEQRVGGFDLMWNDGPVSRGGDLGASVNGNFMANTHLGCFNDRKKQLKELFGNLPAQQTVFFRRGSSNARSAGNPGGYVGYSANTVRDSPATPCSARGRSDGTAASAFQDAIDEFHFFRGHGVQVKSLQLRFTCEKVQDIGIPL, encoded by the exons ATGGCGGAGCCGGCG GCCGCCGCTCCCCGCGTCCCGCAGCGCTGCCAGAGGACAAAGCAGCGAACGGCGGAGCGCGGAGGGGCCGGGCCGTGCTGCGCTGCCGGGGCTGTCCGCGGTGGGGCCGCCCCGCTCCCGCTGCCGCCGCCCCCCGGCCGCCCCCGCGTCCGCTTCAAGTGCGGCCTCTCCGGGCCGCTCCTGGACGTGCTGCGCCGCCGGCCCGGCTGGCAACAGGCGAGGAA CGAGGAGGAGTGGGATTTTCTCTGGTGCGATGTGAGTTGGCTTCGGGATAATTTTGACCACGTGTACTTGGAGGAGCACGTTCGTGTCTGCCACTTTCGCAATCACTATGAG CTGAGTCGGAAGAACTACTTAGTAAAGAACCTGAAGAGGTTTCGGAAGCAGTtagaaagagaagcaggaaaactTGAGGCAGCAAGATGTGACTTTTTTCCAAAGACCTTTGAATTGCCTTCAGAGTACCATTTGTTTGTGGAAGAATTTCGCAAGAAGCCTGGCACCACTTGGATCATGAAACCA GTTGGCAGGTCACAAGGTAAAGGAATTTTCCTGTTCCGAAAACTGAAGGATATCTTCGACTGGAAGGCG GATGGTGGCCGCACTAATGAGCAGAAGGATGAAACACAAATAGAGACTTACGTAGCTCAGCGATACATCGAAAATCCATACTTAATAGGAG GTCGAAAGTTTGACTTAAGAGTTTATATTCTAGTGACATCT TTCATCCCACTGAACGCTTGGTTATACAGAGATGGATTTGCTCGCTTTTCTAGTATGAGATTTACTCTGAATAGCATCGATGATCACT ATGTTCACCTCACCAATGTGGCCGTGCAAAAGACTGCGCCTGATTACGATCCTGAGAAG GGCTGCAAGTGGATGATTCAGCAGCTCAGACAGTACTTGACTGCCAAACATGGAACGGGATCGGTGGAAGTTCTCTTTGCGGATATGGACAACATTTTCATCAAGAGCCTCCAGAGTGTTCAGAAAGTGATTATCAGTGACAAACACTGCTTCGAGCTGTACGGCTATGACATCTTGATTGATCAGGACCTGAAACC CTGGCTTCTGGAGGTAAATGCGTCCCCTTCCCTTGTTGCCAGTAGCCAAGAAGACTATGAACTCAAGTGTCACCTGCTCGAAGACACGCTTCATATTGTGGACATGGAGGGCAG GCTGACTGGGAAGGAGCAGCGTGTTGGTGGCTTTGACCTGATGTGGAACGATGGGCCTGTCAGCAGAGGAGGAGACCTGGGTGCTTCTGTGAATGGGAACTTCATGGCAAACACACACTTAG GCTGCTTCAATGACAGGaagaaacaactgaaagagCTCTTCGGGAATCTTCCTGCACAGCAGACAGT GTTCTTCAGGAGAGGCTCCAGCAACGCCAGGAGTGCTGGGAATCCTGGAGGCTATGTCGGATACAGTGCAAACACCGTGAGGGACAGCCCAGCCACACCATGCTCTGCACGCGGTCGCAGCGATGGCACGGCTGCCTCAGCCTTCCAGGATGCGATTGATGAGTTTCATTTCTTCCGGGGTCATGGGGTTCAGGTTAAATCCCTTCAGCTCAGGTTTACCTGTGAGAAGGTGCAGGACATTGGGATTCCGCTATAA
- the PDRG1 gene encoding p53 and DNA damage-regulated protein 1, which yields MARDPAFVLRYLAEVEELAEDVLAARQQIVDLDVKRNRNREALRALHKDPEPEGKATVCFGNMFIELPKAKTKEMLQKGTAGPARCWP from the exons ATGGCGCGGGACCCGGCCTTCGTGCTGCGCTACCTGGCCGAGGTGGAGGAGCTGGCCGAGGACGTGCTGGCGGCGCGGCAGCAG ATCGTCGACCTGGACGTGAAGCGGAACCGGAACCGCGAGGCGCTGCGGGCGCTGCACAAGGACCCGGAGCCCGAGG GAAAAGCCACGGTCTGCTTCGGGAACATGTTCATCGAGCTGCCCAAGGCGAAGACCaaggagatgctgcagaaggGTACGGCGGGCCCTGCCCGGTGCTGGCCGTGA